Proteins encoded by one window of Cloeon dipterum chromosome 2, ieCloDipt1.1, whole genome shotgun sequence:
- the LOC135936158 gene encoding uncharacterized protein LOC135936158 has protein sequence MLPNLKLDSPNGISSDFKDVNERLAAGSVTPVGAAGRYVGKTAQNVAFGAGRTVSNVAVGVGETGVGLVDGLKDTVVGPVKAVGQLKASVSSGEVHPVAGVVSAPVVVVGAVVGGAAKTVGNVGKGVGKTVGGVFKGLGSIF, from the exons ATGCTTCCTAATTTGAAATTG GATTCGCCAAACGGAATTTCGTCCGACTTCAAGGACGTCAACGAGCGGCTGGCGGCAGGTTCGGTGACGCCAGTCGGCGCCGCTGGACGGTACGTGGGCAAGACAGCGCAGAACGTGGCTTTCGGCGCCGGCAGGACGGTCAGCAACGTGGCCGTTGGCGTCGGCGAAACGGGCGTCGGCCTCGTGGACGGGCTCAAGGACACGGTCGTCGGTCCCGTCAAAGCGGTCGGCCAGCTCAAGGCGAGCGTCTCCAGCGGCGAAGTGCACCCAGTGGCCGGCGTCGTCTCCGCACCGGTCGTCGTGGTCGGGGCCGTGGTCGGCGGCGCCGCTAAGACTGTCGGCAACGTCGGCAAAGGCGTCGGAAAGACCGTCGGAGGCGTGTTCAAAGGGTTGGGCAGCATTTTTTAA
- the LOC135936227 gene encoding golgin subfamily A member 6-like protein 22, whose amino-acid sequence MAFSCSICLSFCDGSSDTFFLPGGPMYHKTCTLQWLSKTQPYPYCRNPTTAKNSLKLFPDLSEQGTQQDSSQLVQTINDLNSDIRKLTKSHDESQAALRKQIQELKSNNEEMSAEISRQTSHISLLEKQHVKLLKNVEKELQVTVRAKEKAHQEFDQLNLDFKELKCIKEKMSDEMIKLTSRNTLLKEQVELLKNLQDDLDATRRKKEKTEQGLNKLRSDFVKLKCAKEKMSNEMSKLTSRNTLLKDELDATRREKEKTEQKLSSDLEKLGCAKEKMSNEMSQLTSRNSLLEEQVKNLEDELHATRVEKEKAEQETLHWRNNVPKFLNGSEAQRIEILKKTAQPHHIDFMFALCRNLRSDLVASRETVSNLERIVKKKTVKCEEHIAELEEKDEEIKKLNDLIIDLKSKIKQKRINCKEHTAELEKQDEEMKKLNDLIIDLKSKIKKKTVNCEEHIAELEEQDEEIKKLNDLIIDLKSKIKQKRINCKEHTAELEEQDEEIKKLNSHIRNLKSEIEQLKKRQKEKKAAEVKKDGVGRIQLKTSEDRLKMVVGIDLNFSQSVS is encoded by the exons ATGGCGTTCTCGTGTTCCATTTGTCTGTCTTTCTGCGACGGCTCCTCAGACACTTTCTTTCTCCCGGGTGGCCCCATGTATCACAAGACCTGCACCTTGCAGTGGTTAAGCAA aacgCAGCCTTATCCATATTGCCGCAACCCAACTaccgcaaaaaacagtttaaaactCTTTCCGGATTTAAGCGAACAAGGGACGCAGCAGGATTCAAGTCAGCTGGTGCAGACCATCAATGACCTGAATTCGGATATCCGCAAGCTGACCAAATCGCACGACGAGAGCCAAGCTGCTCTCAGGAAGCAAATCCAAGAACTAAA GTCTAACAACGAGGAGATGAGCGCTGAGATTAGTCGGCAGACTAGCCACATCTCTCTTCTCGAGAAGCAGCACGTTAAACTGCTGAAGAATGTTGAAAAGGAACTACAGGTCACTGTGAGAGCAAAGGAAAAGGCTCACCAAGAGTTCGACCAGTTGAACTTGGACTTCAAAGAATTAAA GTGCATTAAAGAGAAGATGAGTGATGAGATGATCAAACTGACCAGTCGCAACACTCTCCTGAAGGAGCAAGTGGAACTGCTGAAGAACCTCCAAGACGATCTTGATGCtacaagaagaaaaaaagaaaagactGAACAAGGGCTCAACAAATTGAGATCTGACTtcgtaaaattaaa GTGCGCCAAAGAGAAGATGAGCAATGAGATGAGCAAACTGACCAGTCGCAACACTCTCCTCAAAGACGAACTTGATGCcacaagaagggaaaaagaaaagaCTGAACAAAAGTTGAGCTctgatttagaaaaattagg GTGCGCCAAGGAGAAGATGAGCAATGAGATGAGCCAACTGACCAGTCGCAACTCTCTCCTGGAGGAGCAGGTGAAGAACCTTGAAGACGAACTTCATGCTACCAGGgtagaaaaggaaaaagctgAACAAGAAACCTTACACTGGAGAAATAA CGTACCCAAATTTTTGAATGGATCAGAAGCGCAACGAATTGAGATTCTGAAGAAAACCGCTCAACCTCACCACATCGACTTTATGTTTGCCTTGTGCCGCAATTTGAGAAG TGATCTGGTCGCATCCCGGGAAACGGTTTCAAACCTCGAGAGAATCGTTAAGAAGAAAACGGTAAAATGCGAGGAACACATTGCCGAATTGGAGGAGAAGGATGAGGAGATAAAGAAGCTCAACGACCTTATAATCGACCTGAAGAGCAAGATCAAGCAGAAAAGGATAAACTGCAAGGAACACACTGCCGAATTGGAGAAGCAGGATGAGGAGATGAAGAAGCTCAACGACCTTATAATCGACCTGAAGAGCAAGATCAAGAAGAAAACGGTGAACTGCGAGGAACACATTGCCGAATTGGAGGAGCAGGATGAGGAGATAAAGAAGCTCAACGACCTTATAATCGACCTGAAGAGCAAGATCAAGCAGAAAAGGATAAACTGCAAGGAACACACTGCCGAATTGGAGGAGCAGGATGAGGAAATAAAGAAGCTCAACAGCCACATACGCAACCTGAAGAGCGAGATCGAGCAGCtgaaaaaaaggcaaaaggaaaagaaagctGCTGAGGTCAAGAAGGATGGCGTGGGGCGCATCCAACTCAAAACAAGCGAAGATAGATTGAAAATGGTCGTTGGGatcgatttaaatttctcacaatcagtatcATAA